The following proteins are encoded in a genomic region of Bombus pyrosoma isolate SC7728 linkage group LG1, ASM1482585v1, whole genome shotgun sequence:
- the LOC122571936 gene encoding uncharacterized protein LOC122571936 gives MFVSRGYLLISILAAVSAAPRRHTRSNLPMWHLPCGEELEIDDYLDANIEQETSNSIQNLRLQHELTINDYLSRDYEYLYENVRIGVEEYQYIPNWIPGEKDAHMIKNLANTNSQTIVNHFPKLHTDLQKFAVAFEELLEDEMSLKKYKALKTTQSYLMMMLCEVESNIVALPSLRIPSRVERSIMSKVERNPEDDTRRLIRDWGVLLKYRDYLHAWRHVFNY, from the exons ATGTTCGTCTCACGTGGTTACCTATTGATCTCGATACTCGCTGCTGTGTCTGCAGCGCCAAGAAGACACACCAGATCGAATTTACCGATGTGGCATTTACCGTGTGGCGAAGAACTAGAAATCGACGATTATTTGGACGCGAACATCGAACAAGAAACCAGCAACAGCATACAAAATCTCAGGCTACAACACGAATTGACTATCAATGATTATTTGAGCCGAGACTACGAGTACCTGTACGAGAATGTTCGAATCGGCGTTGAAGAGTATCAGTACATCCCGAACTGGATTCCGGGCGAGAAGGACGCGCATATGATTAAGAATCTGGCTAACACTAATTCGCAAACG ATCGTCAATCACTTTCCAAAGTTGCACACGGATCTTCAAAAATTTGCGGTAGCGTTCGAGGAATTGTTAGAGGACGAGATgagtttgaaaaaatacaaagcTCTAAAGACGACGCAGTCTTACCTGATGATGATGCTGTGCGAAGTAGAAAGCAATATCGTGGCCCTGCCGTCTCTTCGGATTCCATCGCGTGTAGAAAGGAGCATCATGAGCAAGGTAGAACGAAACCCTGAGGACGATACTAGAAGACTTATTCGTGACTGGGGCGTGCTTCTCAAGTACAGAGATTATCTTCACGCTTGGAGGCacgttttcaattattaa